A region from the Rhizobium sp. ARZ01 genome encodes:
- a CDS encoding TRAP transporter substrate-binding protein, which produces MKILTRRSLIKFAAIGALAVPALVRPVQARTTTITVASLLGEDKPETKIWRHISERVEARLPGRFRFNVVTNGALGGEKEVAEGARLGSVQASLATVSALSGWVPEVQILDLPFLYRDAAHVRRVVEGPVGEDIRRRLAEENFVVGGFIDYGARHLLTKEPVTRPMQLRGRKIRVIQSPLHTTLWSAYGAAPVGIPITETYNALSTGVADAMDLTKSAYAGFKLYEVVPFLTETGHIRASGVVYFAASLWNRLNEEERAVLGEAAAEGADLFNRLIVEDERASTQLALAGGGQVLKAEAFEEWQEGAHAVWREFAPIVGGVERIRAVERA; this is translated from the coding sequence ATGAAAATCCTCACGCGTCGTTCTCTCATCAAATTCGCAGCCATCGGCGCTCTCGCCGTTCCCGCCCTCGTGCGCCCGGTCCAGGCGCGTACAACAACGATCACGGTCGCCTCGCTGCTGGGCGAGGACAAGCCTGAGACGAAAATCTGGCGTCACATCTCAGAGCGGGTTGAGGCCAGGTTGCCGGGCCGCTTCCGCTTCAACGTCGTAACAAACGGGGCGCTCGGCGGCGAGAAGGAGGTGGCGGAAGGGGCGCGGCTCGGATCGGTCCAGGCCAGCCTTGCCACCGTTTCGGCGCTTTCGGGCTGGGTCCCGGAGGTCCAGATCCTCGACCTGCCATTTCTCTATCGCGACGCAGCCCACGTGCGGCGCGTCGTCGAAGGCCCGGTGGGCGAGGACATCAGGCGACGGCTGGCGGAGGAGAATTTCGTCGTCGGCGGCTTCATCGACTACGGCGCCCGCCATCTGCTCACCAAGGAGCCGGTCACCCGGCCGATGCAACTGAGGGGGAGAAAGATCCGCGTCATCCAGAGCCCGCTGCATACAACGCTCTGGAGCGCCTATGGCGCTGCACCGGTCGGTATTCCGATCACCGAGACCTACAATGCGCTGTCGACGGGCGTGGCGGATGCGATGGACCTGACGAAGTCGGCCTATGCGGGCTTCAAGCTCTACGAGGTCGTGCCCTTCCTGACCGAGACGGGGCACATCCGCGCTTCCGGGGTCGTGTATTTTGCGGCAAGCCTCTGGAACCGCCTGAACGAAGAAGAGAGGGCTGTTCTGGGTGAAGCCGCCGCCGAGGGTGCAGACCTTTTCAACCGACTGATCGTCGAGGACGAGCGCGCCTCGACGCAACTCGCGCTGGCGGGTGGCGGACAGGTGCTGAAAGCCGAAGCCTTCGAAGAATGGCAGGAGGGGGCGCACGCCGTTTGGCGGGAGTTTGCGCCGATCGTCGGTGGCGTGGAAAGGATCAGGGCGGTCGAACGCGCGTGA
- a CDS encoding 4'-phosphopantetheinyl transferase superfamily protein codes for MIDLYTIALNHRELGSPSHWDWLSEAEQQRARQFHIPQLTQRYVVSHAALRLVLGRHTGRHPSEIYFQTNAWGRPEINGGPHFSLTHSDSIAVIAVSISVPIGVDVEDISTKIDIDILRGIMSTEEIRRLDSSDPQGDALLRLWTRKEAILKAFGRGLSYDARQLTVGFDPAKFNFWRHVALREGNKTLDFILTDVCISERVTAAVALSGRSTDAAVTVRSVEI; via the coding sequence ATGATTGACCTTTACACCATTGCGCTTAACCACCGAGAGCTAGGGTCCCCTAGCCACTGGGATTGGCTGTCCGAAGCCGAACAGCAGCGTGCGCGGCAATTTCACATACCACAGCTCACGCAACGTTATGTTGTGTCCCATGCAGCACTGCGACTCGTCCTTGGCCGGCACACCGGACGGCATCCTTCGGAAATATATTTTCAGACAAACGCCTGGGGACGTCCTGAAATTAACGGCGGCCCCCACTTCAGCCTGACGCATTCAGATAGCATCGCAGTCATCGCCGTCAGTATTTCCGTGCCGATCGGCGTCGACGTTGAGGATATTTCAACGAAAATCGACATCGACATTCTGCGCGGAATCATGTCGACGGAGGAAATTCGTCGCCTTGACAGCAGTGATCCGCAAGGCGATGCACTCCTTCGTCTTTGGACCAGAAAGGAAGCGATACTGAAGGCGTTCGGCAGGGGCCTATCCTACGACGCGCGCCAGCTGACGGTTGGGTTCGATCCGGCAAAATTTAACTTCTGGCGGCACGTCGCCTTACGTGAGGGCAACAAAACTCTGGATTTCATTCTTACTGACGTTTGCATTTCAGAACGAGTAACCGCAGCAGTAGCCCTATCTGGCCGTTCGACGGATGCTGCCGTGACCGTCCGGAGTGTCGAGATCTAG
- a CDS encoding MupA/Atu3671 family FMN-dependent luciferase-like monooxygenase yields the protein MNLSALFCGDGTLLLRCAEFFRQAGGSIAGILTTDPQIVAWAEAEGVKWARTADAVDETEKADYLFSIANLTILPASALARARRMAINFHDGPLPTRAGSNVPAWALLEGAGEHAVTWHEMTERVDAGRVLKERRFPIGGTDTAFSLNARCYEAAFDSFCELISDLADDRLAPVVSIAPRKWYARSKRPEALGTLDFSRPARELCQIVRGLNFGGYANPLALAKLWTGGTLLTVGRLEIMPATAGSAGEVLAVNTDSVTIMAADAPVRLSVLSQLTGETVGPSAAGLIVGMRLPSLNDPDTPTLSEVGNAEPEWERTLRRAAPALPPYPLAHATAGRAVPLVAAVTNIETLAAGWLAWVAGLTGQSVLSIAFVDSKPSAPWLSTLRPVTLNLADCATPTAATKAMRTARHDAFARAPMAIDLPLRIADAETRRAALRSLRVIVSEAQEVPHEADIALSLDPPTITARAGIFAPAVLAALAADFATFFGAFVSRREASLSELPLGGVVASVRNESLQLDTGTIHQRIVQACHDTPDAPALEAGPVRLSYAELDMRASRLAGVLAERGARPGVIVGLCLERSADLVVAMLAILKTGAAYLPLDPAYPVERIRFMLSDSGAPLVVASRAAATRLAFDPRQVVFPDEAGPALDEARGTPNDLAYLIYTSGSTGQPKGVMVAHRNVTNFFAGMDAVVPMTRNARLLAVTSVSFDISVLEILWSLVRGATVVLQVDGAGKGALPSFSLFYFASEAAGSGHEAYRLLLEGARFADKNGFEAIWTPERHFHAFGGLYPNPAISSAVLAGLTRNVKLRAGSTVLPLHHPVRAAEDWALVDNLSNGRAGLALASGWQPNDFLLRPEAFAGRKEIMLESIETLRRLWRGETLEFPGHDGKPVAIQIHPRPVQKDMPLWLTAAGNPETFVAAGRMGCGVLTHLLGQTLDEVAEKIRLYRIARAEAGHAGPGHVVLMLHTFVGQDEASVIEAARKPMKSYLKSAVDLVRRAAWTFPTIVERAGKAGMTPQEMFEKEDLSPSDLDALLEHAFDRYYRTAGLFGTPESAKEMVRNVAAIGVDEIACLIDFGIDTDTALANLPNIRTLMSGLEMDGGITRRASVAEDVVTGEITHLQCTPSMATYLASDAVGRRALERLECLMVGGEALPPDLARSLRAAMSGTLLNMYGPTETTIWSSVARLDTVGECVPLGEPIADTELSIRSPAGLSVPNLVEGELWIGGAGLARGYWQRPDLTTQRFVETSEGRYYRSGDLVRRHQDGTLEFLGRIDGQVKIRGHRVEIGEIEALLAADDSVSQAAVKAVEFGPGDTRLVAYVTPGTARPSITDLRAMLETKLPDFMVPAQIVLLDRMPLTPNGKIDRKALPVPSARSERGKMTMAEGDLETGIAAIWRHALGLDEVSVTENFFDLGGHSLLVVQVQRRMKEELGRDVAITDLFRFPTIRTIAAHLAGAPSEAANAVDRGAARAAARLARLGRR from the coding sequence ATGAATCTGAGCGCCTTATTTTGTGGTGACGGTACCCTTCTCCTGCGTTGCGCCGAGTTTTTTCGGCAGGCCGGCGGGTCGATCGCGGGCATCCTGACGACCGACCCGCAGATTGTCGCCTGGGCTGAGGCGGAGGGGGTCAAATGGGCCCGGACGGCCGATGCGGTCGACGAAACCGAGAAGGCTGACTATCTCTTCAGCATTGCAAATCTGACCATCTTGCCCGCGTCCGCGCTGGCGCGCGCCCGGCGGATGGCGATCAATTTCCATGACGGACCCCTGCCGACCCGTGCCGGGTCGAATGTGCCGGCCTGGGCACTCCTCGAGGGGGCGGGCGAGCACGCGGTTACCTGGCACGAAATGACCGAGCGCGTCGACGCGGGGCGTGTGCTGAAAGAACGCCGCTTCCCGATTGGCGGAACCGATACGGCCTTCAGCCTCAACGCGCGCTGTTACGAAGCGGCGTTCGACAGCTTCTGCGAACTTATTTCCGACCTTGCCGATGATCGCCTTGCGCCCGTGGTGTCCATTGCGCCGCGCAAATGGTATGCGCGTTCGAAACGACCGGAAGCGCTTGGTACGCTTGATTTCAGCCGGCCGGCGCGGGAACTCTGCCAAATCGTGCGGGGTCTGAATTTCGGTGGCTATGCCAACCCGCTTGCGCTTGCCAAGCTGTGGACTGGTGGAACACTGCTGACGGTCGGGCGGTTGGAGATCATGCCTGCAACTGCAGGATCCGCAGGCGAGGTTCTTGCGGTCAACACCGACAGCGTGACGATCATGGCCGCTGACGCGCCCGTTCGGCTCAGCGTACTTAGCCAGTTGACCGGTGAAACAGTCGGGCCGAGTGCGGCCGGACTGATCGTAGGCATGCGCCTGCCGTCGCTGAACGATCCCGACACCCCGACACTATCGGAGGTGGGCAACGCCGAGCCGGAATGGGAAAGGACATTGCGCCGCGCCGCGCCTGCGCTGCCGCCCTATCCCCTGGCGCATGCGACCGCGGGGAGAGCGGTGCCGCTCGTCGCGGCTGTGACCAATATAGAGACGCTCGCGGCCGGCTGGCTCGCATGGGTCGCCGGCCTGACCGGCCAATCGGTGTTGTCGATCGCTTTCGTCGATTCAAAGCCGTCTGCTCCCTGGTTGTCGACCCTGCGACCGGTGACGTTGAACCTCGCTGACTGTGCGACGCCGACGGCGGCGACCAAGGCAATGCGGACGGCGAGGCACGACGCTTTCGCCCGTGCGCCGATGGCGATCGACCTGCCATTACGCATCGCCGACGCGGAGACACGCCGGGCGGCGTTGCGGTCGCTACGCGTGATCGTCAGCGAGGCACAGGAGGTGCCGCACGAGGCGGATATCGCCCTATCCCTGGATCCGCCCACGATAACCGCGCGCGCCGGCATCTTCGCGCCGGCCGTGCTGGCCGCGCTCGCGGCGGATTTCGCGACATTCTTCGGCGCGTTCGTCTCCCGCAGGGAGGCTTCGCTGTCGGAGTTGCCGCTTGGCGGTGTTGTTGCGTCTGTGCGGAACGAGTCGCTGCAATTGGACACCGGAACGATCCACCAGAGAATTGTGCAGGCCTGCCATGACACACCAGACGCTCCGGCGCTGGAAGCGGGGCCGGTCCGGCTGAGTTATGCGGAACTGGACATGCGTGCGTCGCGGCTTGCCGGAGTGCTTGCGGAACGCGGTGCACGGCCAGGCGTGATCGTCGGCCTCTGCCTGGAGCGCTCGGCCGACCTTGTCGTTGCCATGCTGGCGATCCTGAAAACGGGTGCCGCCTATCTGCCGCTCGACCCGGCCTATCCGGTCGAGCGTATCCGTTTCATGCTTTCGGATTCCGGTGCACCGCTGGTAGTGGCCAGCCGGGCAGCCGCGACGCGGCTGGCATTCGATCCGCGACAGGTGGTGTTTCCGGATGAGGCCGGTCCGGCCCTTGACGAGGCGCGAGGGACGCCGAACGACCTGGCCTATCTGATCTACACCTCCGGCTCCACCGGCCAGCCGAAGGGGGTCATGGTCGCCCATCGCAACGTGACTAACTTCTTTGCCGGCATGGATGCGGTCGTGCCGATGACGCGCAATGCGCGGCTGCTTGCCGTCACTTCGGTGTCATTCGACATTTCCGTACTCGAGATCCTCTGGAGCCTCGTCCGCGGCGCGACCGTGGTGCTGCAGGTGGACGGGGCCGGAAAAGGTGCGCTTCCCAGCTTCTCGCTGTTCTACTTTGCTTCCGAAGCGGCGGGCAGCGGTCACGAGGCCTACCGGCTGCTGCTCGAGGGCGCGCGCTTTGCAGACAAGAATGGTTTCGAGGCGATCTGGACGCCCGAACGACACTTCCATGCTTTCGGCGGGCTCTATCCAAATCCGGCGATCAGTTCGGCGGTGCTGGCGGGACTAACCAGGAACGTCAAGCTCCGGGCGGGGTCGACGGTGCTGCCGCTGCATCACCCGGTGCGCGCCGCCGAGGACTGGGCACTCGTCGACAACCTTTCGAACGGCCGCGCAGGCCTGGCACTCGCCTCCGGCTGGCAGCCGAACGATTTTCTCTTGCGCCCCGAAGCCTTCGCCGGCCGCAAGGAGATCATGCTCGAATCTATCGAGACGCTGCGGCGGCTCTGGCGGGGCGAAACACTGGAGTTTCCTGGCCATGACGGCAAGCCTGTCGCCATCCAGATCCATCCCCGGCCGGTCCAGAAGGACATGCCGTTGTGGCTGACCGCGGCGGGAAATCCGGAAACGTTCGTGGCTGCGGGACGGATGGGCTGCGGTGTACTGACCCATCTTCTGGGGCAGACGCTGGACGAAGTTGCGGAAAAGATCCGCCTGTACCGCATCGCCCGCGCCGAGGCAGGGCATGCCGGTCCGGGTCATGTAGTGCTCATGCTGCACACCTTTGTCGGTCAGGATGAGGCCTCCGTGATCGAGGCCGCGCGAAAGCCGATGAAAAGCTACCTGAAGAGCGCCGTGGACCTGGTCCGCCGGGCCGCCTGGACGTTTCCGACAATTGTCGAGCGCGCCGGCAAGGCCGGAATGACGCCCCAGGAAATGTTCGAGAAGGAGGATCTGTCGCCTTCCGACCTCGATGCGCTGCTCGAACACGCCTTTGATCGCTACTACCGCACCGCCGGCCTGTTCGGCACGCCCGAAAGCGCAAAGGAGATGGTGCGCAACGTGGCCGCCATCGGCGTGGACGAGATTGCCTGCCTCATCGACTTCGGCATTGACACGGATACGGCTCTGGCCAACCTGCCGAACATTCGCACCCTGATGAGCGGGCTGGAGATGGATGGCGGCATCACGCGCAGGGCCTCGGTGGCGGAAGACGTCGTGACCGGTGAAATAACGCATCTCCAGTGCACGCCGTCGATGGCGACCTATCTCGCCTCCGACGCAGTCGGCCGAAGGGCCCTGGAGCGCCTGGAGTGCCTGATGGTGGGGGGCGAGGCGCTGCCGCCCGACCTGGCGCGCAGCCTTCGGGCCGCCATGTCTGGTACCCTTCTGAACATGTACGGGCCGACGGAGACGACGATCTGGTCCTCGGTGGCCCGGCTCGACACGGTAGGTGAATGCGTTCCCCTGGGCGAACCGATCGCTGACACAGAATTGAGCATCCGTTCGCCTGCCGGCCTGTCGGTGCCGAACCTGGTCGAAGGCGAGCTTTGGATTGGCGGCGCTGGCCTGGCACGCGGCTACTGGCAGCGGCCCGATCTGACCACCCAACGCTTCGTCGAGACGTCCGAGGGCCGGTACTACCGAAGCGGCGATCTGGTTCGCCGCCATCAGGACGGGACGCTGGAATTCCTCGGCCGCATCGACGGGCAAGTCAAGATCCGCGGCCACCGCGTCGAGATCGGCGAGATCGAGGCCCTCTTGGCCGCCGACGACAGCGTAAGCCAAGCGGCCGTGAAGGCCGTGGAGTTCGGTCCCGGCGACACGCGTCTCGTCGCTTACGTCACGCCCGGCACAGCGCGCCCATCGATCACGGACCTGCGGGCGATGCTGGAGACGAAGCTTCCCGATTTCATGGTGCCCGCGCAAATCGTATTGCTCGACAGGATGCCGCTGACGCCGAACGGCAAGATCGACCGCAAGGCATTGCCTGTCCCATCGGCGCGATCGGAGCGCGGCAAAATGACGATGGCGGAGGGCGATCTCGAAACCGGAATTGCCGCGATCTGGCGCCATGCGCTCGGGCTGGACGAAGTCTCAGTCACCGAGAATTTCTTCGATCTCGGCGGGCATTCGCTGCTGGTCGTGCAGGTGCAGCGCCGGATGAAGGAGGAACTGGGTCGCGACGTGGCGATCACCGACCTGTTCCGCTTCCCGACCATACGCACAATTGCTGCACATCTGGCGGGTGCGCCGTCCGAAGCAGCCAACGCGGTCGACCGGGGTGCAGCAAGGGCCGCAGCGCGGCTTGCGCGGCTCGGCCGACGCTAA